The Clostridioides difficile genome has a segment encoding these proteins:
- a CDS encoding GGDEF domain-containing phosphodiesterase, with translation MNKKSIMKICWLNKIVFIIIGVLGIVLLTKHIGIDIKSQILLLLILFAISMFISYLRVRIYEDEINLDITNNTDKFITLTKNEKLLEHIQSYIFSNKREDCVLVCFDLCRLKLINEVYGYNLGDEVLDNISNNLKNYFGNEAIYGKLKSDVFVLIIKLEDRDEKIPNLANLIKNKIVTLSQIDSFKMNINIEASIGIYKFSSDEIDIKKAIDNADMARIKSKGLKHIEYVEFDDAMEKEIKSLMKIEQDLFLAIKNKEFIIHYQPKFDSSTNKIIGSEALIRWIHPSLGMVAPNNFIPIAEKSGLINNIGRWVIEEVFITIDKWISEGINVLPVSINLSRVELYKNDLVDFFKSMFDTYNVPRKLVEIEITETTALNDVKFISERLYEIKSLGMNISLDDFGIGNSNFVNLKGIPVDVIKIDRSLILDIVTNSKTKVMIKAIVNLSHDLNLTVICEGVEDMEQVKVLNDMGCNFIQGYVFSKPIDECSYKELLTGRSSISLEESLLKEYMAVEEVE, from the coding sequence ATGAATAAAAAAAGTATAATGAAAATTTGTTGGCTAAATAAAATAGTTTTTATTATAATTGGAGTTTTGGGAATCGTTTTACTTACAAAACATATTGGAATAGATATTAAGAGTCAAATTTTACTTTTGTTAATATTGTTTGCTATAAGTATGTTTATTTCATATCTTAGAGTTAGGATATACGAAGATGAAATTAATTTAGATATCACAAATAATACAGATAAATTCATAACTCTTACTAAGAATGAAAAATTATTAGAACATATCCAAAGTTATATATTTTCTAATAAGAGAGAAGATTGCGTGTTAGTATGTTTTGATTTATGTAGACTTAAACTTATAAATGAGGTATATGGTTATAATTTAGGGGATGAAGTATTAGACAATATCTCAAATAACTTAAAAAATTATTTTGGAAATGAAGCTATTTATGGAAAGTTAAAAAGCGATGTCTTTGTATTAATAATAAAACTTGAAGATAGAGATGAAAAAATTCCTAATTTGGCAAACCTTATTAAAAATAAAATTGTGACATTAAGCCAAATAGACAGTTTTAAAATGAATATAAACATTGAAGCTTCTATTGGTATTTATAAATTTAGTAGTGATGAAATTGACATAAAAAAAGCTATAGATAATGCTGATATGGCAAGAATTAAATCAAAAGGATTGAAGCATATAGAATATGTGGAATTTGATGATGCTATGGAAAAAGAAATAAAATCACTTATGAAAATAGAACAAGATTTATTTTTAGCTATTAAAAACAAAGAGTTCATAATTCACTACCAGCCTAAATTTGATTCAAGTACAAATAAAATTATAGGTTCAGAAGCATTAATAAGATGGATTCATCCAAGCTTAGGTATGGTTGCTCCAAATAATTTTATACCTATAGCTGAGAAAAGTGGTTTGATAAATAATATTGGTAGGTGGGTGATTGAAGAAGTTTTTATTACTATTGATAAATGGATTTCAGAGGGAATAAATGTTTTACCAGTTTCAATAAATTTATCTAGAGTAGAACTATATAAGAATGATTTAGTAGATTTTTTTAAGTCAATGTTTGATACATATAATGTTCCTAGAAAACTTGTAGAAATAGAAATAACAGAAACAACAGCTTTAAATGATGTAAAATTTATTAGTGAGAGACTTTATGAAATTAAATCTTTAGGTATGAATATATCATTGGATGACTTTGGCATAGGCAACTCAAATTTTGTCAACCTTAAGGGGATACCAGTAGATGTTATAAAAATTGATAGGTCACTTATATTAGACATAGTGACTAACTCAAAGACAAAGGTTATGATAAAAGCCATTGTTAATCTTTCGCATGATTTAAATTTAACTGTTATATGTGAAGGTGTAGAGGATATGGAACAAGTTAAAGTTTTAAATGATATGGGATGTAATTTTATACAAGGTTATGTATTTTCCAAACCAATAGATGAATGTAGTTACAAGGAACTTCTTACTGGAAGAAGTAGTATAAGTTTAGAAGAGAGTCTTTTGAAAGAATATATGGCAGTTGAGGAGGTGGAATAA
- a CDS encoding MFS transporter, translating into MESSNVSKSGKGFFKGWLVVFAGLILMISVYGIVNNCASLFIKPVTEDLGFSRSEFSLYYTVIALSTMVIALFMGKLAKKFKIKSIMLVGCVLAGIGYIGYSYANSIYVFYLMSIFSGLGLGMTTLTPLSIIISNWFVEKRGLALGLTFMGSGVGGMIFNPVANYIILNYGWRQSYLVLGIIILVTTIPIVLIFMSEKPSDKGLLPYGYENSSKSVLDTSAKGVMLGEAVKTKIFWIMVVGLILITIIAMGVQMHIASYLTDIGYSPTFAASVISINMGVVILGKILLGYIFDKIGCEKGVIFVGLQVFLGVLALLFASKYPAIIVFIICWGIGNCMGTIVPALITSEIFGKKDYSTIVGVVNAVVLLGAALGSAVTGKLYDISGGYTLAWMTYLVLTVIMVGLILISLVLGKNKNIKES; encoded by the coding sequence ATGGAATCAAGCAATGTATCTAAATCGGGAAAAGGATTTTTTAAAGGGTGGTTAGTTGTATTTGCTGGCTTAATATTGATGATATCTGTTTATGGAATAGTAAACAATTGTGCAAGTTTATTTATAAAACCTGTAACAGAAGACCTAGGTTTTTCTAGGTCTGAGTTTTCACTTTATTATACAGTAATTGCTTTGTCTACCATGGTAATAGCACTTTTTATGGGGAAATTAGCCAAAAAATTTAAAATAAAAAGTATAATGCTTGTAGGATGTGTATTAGCAGGAATTGGTTATATAGGATATTCATATGCAAATAGTATATATGTTTTTTATTTGATGAGTATATTTTCAGGATTGGGCCTAGGTATGACAACTTTAACTCCTTTATCAATAATAATAAGTAATTGGTTTGTAGAAAAAAGAGGTCTAGCATTAGGTCTAACTTTTATGGGAAGTGGAGTAGGAGGTATGATATTCAATCCTGTAGCTAATTATATAATCTTAAATTATGGTTGGAGACAATCATATCTAGTATTAGGGATAATAATATTAGTAACTACTATACCAATAGTTTTGATATTTATGTCTGAAAAACCAAGTGATAAAGGTTTATTGCCATATGGATATGAGAATTCTTCTAAAAGTGTTTTGGATACTTCTGCAAAAGGAGTTATGCTTGGAGAAGCTGTAAAAACTAAAATATTTTGGATTATGGTTGTAGGGTTAATCTTGATTACAATAATAGCTATGGGGGTACAAATGCATATTGCATCTTATTTAACTGATATAGGGTATTCTCCAACTTTTGCAGCTAGTGTTATTTCTATAAATATGGGAGTAGTTATATTAGGTAAAATACTTCTGGGTTATATATTTGATAAAATTGGATGTGAGAAAGGTGTTATATTTGTTGGGTTGCAGGTATTTTTAGGTGTATTGGCTCTATTATTTGCTAGTAAGTATCCAGCTATAATAGTATTTATTATATGTTGGGGAATTGGAAACTGCATGGGAACTATTGTACCTGCTCTTATCACATCAGAAATATTTGGCAAAAAGGATTATTCAACAATAGTTGGTGTAGTAAACGCAGTAGTTTTATTGGGAGCAGCTTTAGGTTCAGCTGTTACAGGAAAACTATATGATATATCTGGTGGATATACACTAGCATGGATGACATATTTGGTACTGACTGTAATTATGGTTGGTCTGATATTAATAAGTTTAGTTTTAGGAAAAAATAAAAATATAAAAGAGAGTTAA
- a CDS encoding N-acetylmuramoyl-L-alanine amidase, whose product MSKSNNNNNSRNKSKNTSHLNRKKRKINKKKLVLLICFTVLFLFVAFKATQGVVALVKGMDKDSKTNQQQKVDSEQFDLGDENENKNKKYTVFIDPGHGGNDKGTQSKTSNRYEKDLTLQISKKLANKLAKQKDIQVVVSRTDDTYVSLMDRVNLAKNSSADVLVSIHLNAEKNGNTATGIETWYRNKATDGSKELAQAVQSTIASYVKVRDRGIIENNFEVLRESNMPAILVECGFLTTPSEEQKIINEKYQEQLTEGIVQGILSYLDSKGNK is encoded by the coding sequence ATGTCGAAAAGCAATAATAACAATAATTCAAGAAACAAATCTAAAAATACCAGCCATCTGAACAGAAAAAAAAGAAAAATAAATAAAAAAAAGTTAGTACTACTGATTTGCTTTACAGTGTTATTTTTATTTGTTGCATTTAAGGCTACTCAAGGTGTAGTAGCTTTGGTCAAAGGGATGGATAAAGATAGTAAAACAAATCAACAACAAAAAGTTGACTCAGAACAATTTGACCTTGGTGATGAAAACGAAAATAAAAACAAAAAATATACTGTATTTATAGACCCAGGTCATGGAGGAAATGATAAAGGGACACAAAGTAAAACGAGCAACAGATATGAGAAAGACCTTACTTTACAAATTTCAAAGAAATTAGCCAATAAATTAGCTAAACAAAAGGATATTCAAGTAGTTGTATCCAGAACTGATGATACATATGTATCATTAATGGATAGGGTAAACTTGGCAAAAAATAGCTCTGCCGATGTACTTGTTTCCATACATTTAAATGCAGAAAAAAATGGGAATACAGCAACAGGCATTGAAACATGGTATAGAAATAAAGCTACAGATGGGTCAAAAGAACTTGCACAAGCAGTTCAAAGTACAATAGCATCTTATGTTAAAGTAAGGGATAGAGGAATAATTGAAAATAATTTTGAAGTACTTAGGGAATCAAATATGCCTGCTATATTGGTAGAGTGTGGTTTTTTAACGACACCCTCAGAAGAGCAAAAAATAATAAATGAGAAATATCAAGAGCAACTTACAGAGGGAATTGTTCAAGGTATACTTTCATATTTGGATTCTAAAGGAAATAAGTAA
- a CDS encoding Rrf2 family transcriptional regulator, which translates to MISEDVDYAIRIVRAIFNNGENNPIDVKTILKNEDIPILTLYKLLRKLCANNLLTFNKEDGKKYMLNVSLDTISLRTIVEIIDGKIYINKCTRYVSNCSNCLKGCKVNQELLEIEKEIYKLLSRKSIRQILEQ; encoded by the coding sequence ATGATTTCAGAAGACGTGGATTATGCAATAAGAATTGTAAGAGCTATATTTAATAATGGAGAAAATAATCCAATAGATGTAAAAACAATATTAAAAAATGAAGATATACCAATCTTAACATTATATAAACTACTTAGAAAACTTTGTGCAAATAATTTACTGACTTTTAATAAAGAAGATGGAAAGAAATACATGTTAAATGTATCATTGGATACAATAAGTCTGAGAACGATTGTAGAGATAATTGATGGGAAAATATATATAAATAAATGTACTAGGTATGTATCTAATTGTAGTAATTGTTTAAAAGGTTGCAAGGTAAATCAGGAATTACTAGAGATAGAAAAAGAAATCTATAAACTTTTATCAAGAAAATCTATAAGACAGATATTAGAACAATAA
- a CDS encoding patatin-like phospholipase family protein, producing MKGLVLEGGGTKGAYQIGAYKALRELGIEFQGVTGTSIGALNGAYIVQNDIEVMEDIWLNYDYTHFMNIDKESYERVKNVDFTTKNINAVFELINKARKNEGIDISPLRHLMETTLNEDVIRKSKKDFGLITVWWDKKINPHPLYIEDMPQGRLVDYLIASSSLPIFQTNVMDDKLYLDGMFCDNMPIGLLEDKGYEDVVVIRLIDDFLGKMNLNKHQNINIKTIIPSEYLGGSLNKDRDNVEKNIRLGYLDTMKAYERCDGIKYYFDVEYKYDEEYCFDKFRRMSNETIQCICNLLNIKRDVSLRTVMENVIPKLGETLGLPKNFSYKDLFYCVYEKKLEENSINRVKLYDFNKVIDVVNTNIDSNKNLALNFEIRPKISIKKNKNTKLLTNCIIKDLKNQS from the coding sequence ATGAAAGGATTAGTTTTAGAAGGTGGAGGAACAAAAGGAGCTTATCAAATAGGAGCGTATAAAGCTTTAAGAGAACTTGGTATAGAATTCCAAGGAGTAACAGGAACATCAATTGGGGCTTTAAATGGAGCATATATAGTTCAAAATGATATTGAGGTAATGGAAGATATCTGGCTAAACTATGATTATACTCATTTTATGAACATTGACAAAGAAAGCTATGAGAGAGTTAAAAATGTAGATTTTACTACGAAAAATATCAATGCAGTTTTTGAACTTATAAATAAAGCCAGAAAAAATGAAGGTATAGATATAAGCCCATTGAGACACTTAATGGAAACTACATTAAATGAAGATGTAATAAGAAAATCAAAAAAAGACTTTGGACTTATTACTGTTTGGTGGGACAAAAAAATTAATCCTCATCCATTGTATATAGAAGATATGCCACAAGGTAGATTGGTTGATTATTTAATTGCTAGTTCTAGTTTGCCTATTTTCCAAACAAATGTAATGGATGATAAATTATATTTGGATGGAATGTTTTGTGATAATATGCCAATAGGTCTTTTAGAAGATAAAGGATATGAAGATGTTGTTGTAATTAGGTTAATTGATGATTTTCTTGGAAAAATGAACCTAAATAAACATCAAAATATAAATATAAAAACCATAATACCATCAGAATATCTAGGTGGCTCTCTTAACAAAGATAGAGATAATGTGGAAAAAAATATTCGATTAGGGTATTTGGATACTATGAAAGCTTATGAAAGATGCGATGGGATTAAGTATTATTTTGATGTAGAATATAAGTATGATGAAGAGTATTGTTTTGATAAATTTAGAAGAATGAGTAATGAAACAATACAATGTATTTGTAACTTATTGAATATAAAAAGGGATGTTTCGCTTAGAACTGTTATGGAAAATGTAATACCAAAGCTTGGTGAAACACTTGGATTACCCAAAAACTTTTCATATAAAGATTTATTTTACTGTGTATATGAGAAAAAACTTGAAGAAAATAGTATAAATAGAGTAAAATTATATGATTTTAACAAAGTTATAGATGTTGTAAATACAAATATTGATTCTAATAAGAATTTAGCATTAAACTTTGAAATTAGACCTAAAATCAGTATTAAAAAGAACAAAAACACAAAATTATTGACAAATTGTATTATAAAAGACTTAAAAAATCAAAGTTAA
- a CDS encoding HPr family phosphocarrier protein has product MEKVVSIKNASGLHARPAGMFVKKAAEFKSTVEVVAKDKTVNAKSIMGIMSLGLAQGEELKLVVNGEDEEVALAAMVELVESGFGE; this is encoded by the coding sequence ATGGAAAAAGTAGTTAGTATCAAAAATGCAAGTGGATTACATGCTAGACCAGCAGGAATGTTTGTTAAGAAAGCTGCTGAATTTAAATCAACAGTAGAAGTTGTAGCAAAAGACAAAACTGTAAATGCAAAATCAATCATGGGAATAATGAGTTTAGGTTTAGCTCAAGGAGAAGAATTAAAATTAGTTGTAAATGGAGAAGATGAAGAAGTAGCTTTAGCAGCGATGGTTGAATTAGTTGAAAGTGGATTTGGAGAGTAG
- a CDS encoding N-6 DNA methylase, with product MDDISQDNFLLSKEYENSLDVDTKKAGGIYYTPKIIVDYIVKKTLRNHDIIKNPYPRILDISCGCGNFLLEVYDILYDLFEKNIYELKNKYDENYWKIDNIHNHILNYCIYGADIDENAIDILKDSLKNKNTTNKLNNEDIKINLFCCDSLKKNWRYKFDYIVGNPPYIGHKKLEKKYKKFLLEKYSEVYKDKADLYFCFYKKIIDILKSGGTGSVITPRYFLESLSGKDLRDYIKSNVNIREIVDFLGANIFKNIGVSSCILTFDKKKLNDKAIDIFRIKNEDVSINKFETLEELLNSSKFEYFNINQKLLSDEWIIVNKDNESFYNKIQEKCKYSLEDIAVSFQGIITGCDKAFILSEGDLKLNLVDEKLLKDWIKSKNINKYVVAKSEYKLIYSNDIDDEVKNKKILDEIIGVYKTKLENRRECKNGIRKWYELQWGREKLFFERKKIMYPYKSKENRFAIDYDNNFSSADVYSFFIKDEYLDKFSYEYLVGVLNSSVYDKYFKITAKKMSKNIYDYYPNKVMKIRIFRDNNYEEIEDISKQIISILLNETIDKEKVEKLQIKIDKLVIDSLGI from the coding sequence ATGGATGATATATCTCAAGATAACTTTCTATTATCTAAAGAGTATGAGAATAGTTTAGATGTAGATACTAAAAAAGCAGGTGGAATATACTATACACCTAAAATCATTGTCGATTATATTGTTAAAAAAACCTTGAGAAATCACGATATAATTAAAAATCCATATCCGAGAATTCTTGACATATCTTGTGGATGTGGAAACTTTCTTTTAGAAGTATATGATATTTTATATGACTTATTTGAAAAAAATATTTATGAATTAAAAAATAAATACGACGAAAATTATTGGAAGATTGATAATATACACAATCATATATTAAACTATTGTATATATGGTGCTGATATTGATGAAAACGCTATAGATATACTAAAAGATAGCTTAAAAAACAAAAATACAACAAATAAGTTAAATAATGAAGATATTAAAATCAACCTATTTTGTTGTGATAGTCTAAAAAAAAATTGGCGATATAAGTTTGATTACATAGTTGGTAATCCTCCATATATTGGACATAAAAAACTTGAAAAGAAATATAAAAAATTTCTTTTAGAAAAATACAGTGAGGTTTATAAAGACAAAGCTGACTTATATTTTTGTTTTTATAAAAAGATTATAGATATCTTAAAATCTGGAGGAACAGGAAGTGTTATAACTCCAAGATATTTCTTAGAAAGTTTGTCAGGAAAAGATTTGAGAGATTATATTAAATCAAATGTTAATATTAGAGAAATAGTGGACTTTTTAGGTGCAAATATATTTAAAAACATAGGTGTTTCTAGTTGTATCCTCACTTTTGATAAAAAAAAATTGAATGATAAGGCTATAGATATATTTAGAATAAAAAATGAAGATGTATCTATAAATAAATTTGAAACACTAGAAGAACTTTTAAACAGTAGTAAATTTGAATATTTTAATATAAATCAGAAATTGCTTTCTGATGAATGGATAATTGTAAATAAGGATAATGAATCTTTTTATAATAAAATACAAGAAAAATGTAAATATAGCCTAGAAGACATAGCTGTAAGCTTTCAAGGTATAATTACAGGATGTGATAAAGCATTTATTTTAAGTGAGGGGGATTTAAAATTAAATCTTGTAGATGAGAAGCTTTTAAAAGATTGGATAAAGAGCAAAAATATAAACAAGTATGTAGTAGCGAAAAGTGAATATAAATTAATATACTCAAATGATATAGATGATGAGGTTAAAAACAAGAAAATACTTGATGAAATTATAGGTGTATATAAGACAAAATTAGAAAATAGAAGAGAATGTAAAAATGGAATAAGAAAGTGGTATGAGCTTCAATGGGGTAGAGAAAAGCTTTTTTTCGAAAGAAAAAAGATAATGTATCCATATAAATCTAAAGAAAATAGGTTTGCTATAGATTATGATAATAATTTTTCAAGTGCAGATGTATATTCTTTTTTTATAAAAGATGAGTATTTAGATAAATTTTCATATGAATATTTAGTTGGAGTTTTAAATTCTAGTGTATATGATAAATACTTTAAAATAACAGCTAAAAAGATGAGTAAAAATATATATGATTATTATCCTAATAAGGTTATGAAGATAAGAATTTTTAGGGATAATAATTATGAAGAAATAGAGGATATATCAAAACAAATAATATCAATTTTATTAAATGAAACAATAGATAAAGAAAAAGTAGAAAAATTGCAGATAAAAATAGATAAATTAGTAATAGATTCCTTGGGTATATAA
- a CDS encoding M20 family metallopeptidase translates to MKNDLINCIDKNKKDLVDMARGIWEKPETSYEEYFASGVQKKYLEENGFKVNTVQGIDTAFVAEFGEGNPVIGILGEYDALPGLSQKVSLTKEAIYESAPGHGCGHNLLGVGGVGAVVALKEVMENNNIKGTIKYFGCPAEEKGVGKCNMYKKGCFRDIDCAFSWHPFDVNSPWRPTSLSNFSMKFRFKGITSHAAQSPHTGRSALDAVELMNVGANYLREHILDSIRMHYVITNGGERPNIVPGFSESWYFLRGKKASDVKSTLDRLVKVAKGAAMMTETDMEYEVIDALYDYLPNQSLTDVVSENMRLVGAPDFKTEDIDFAHKLADTITKEERRNVAISFQGNPNIIEKYLHDDIVDFEDYKYKNVSGSTDVGDISYMVPTAQFAMAAWPIGTAAHTWQACSASGSNIGFEAMLSAAKVIACSVYDILTDKEKLKKSKEEFTKALDGFNYKPLV, encoded by the coding sequence ATGAAAAATGATTTAATTAATTGTATTGATAAAAATAAAAAAGATTTAGTAGACATGGCGAGAGGAATCTGGGAAAAGCCAGAGACTTCATATGAAGAGTATTTTGCAAGCGGTGTACAAAAGAAATATCTAGAAGAAAATGGATTTAAAGTGAACACTGTTCAGGGAATTGACACTGCATTTGTAGCAGAGTTTGGAGAAGGTAATCCTGTAATAGGAATACTAGGAGAGTATGATGCTTTACCAGGACTATCTCAGAAAGTATCTTTAACTAAAGAAGCTATATACGAGTCTGCTCCAGGTCATGGATGTGGACACAATTTACTAGGAGTAGGGGGAGTAGGTGCGGTAGTAGCATTAAAAGAAGTTATGGAAAATAATAATATCAAAGGTACAATAAAATATTTTGGATGTCCAGCAGAAGAAAAAGGTGTAGGTAAGTGCAATATGTATAAGAAAGGATGTTTTAGAGATATTGATTGTGCATTTAGTTGGCATCCATTTGATGTAAATAGTCCTTGGAGACCAACTAGTTTATCAAACTTCTCAATGAAATTTAGATTTAAAGGAATAACTTCTCATGCAGCTCAATCTCCACACACTGGTAGAAGTGCTCTTGATGCTGTTGAACTTATGAATGTAGGAGCCAATTATCTAAGAGAACATATATTGGACTCTATACGCATGCACTATGTCATAACTAATGGGGGCGAAAGACCAAATATAGTTCCTGGCTTTTCGGAAAGTTGGTATTTTTTAAGGGGTAAAAAGGCATCAGATGTAAAGAGTACACTTGATAGATTAGTCAAAGTAGCAAAAGGAGCAGCTATGATGACAGAAACAGATATGGAATATGAAGTTATAGATGCGTTGTACGATTATTTGCCTAATCAAAGTTTGACAGATGTTGTATCTGAGAATATGAGATTAGTAGGTGCTCCTGATTTCAAAACAGAAGACATAGATTTTGCTCATAAATTAGCAGATACAATTACAAAAGAAGAAAGACGAAATGTAGCAATCTCATTTCAAGGAAATCCTAATATAATAGAGAAGTATTTGCATGATGATATTGTCGATTTTGAAGATTACAAATATAAAAATGTGTCGGGTTCAACTGATGTAGGAGATATAAGTTATATGGTTCCAACTGCACAATTTGCTATGGCAGCATGGCCTATTGGTACAGCAGCTCATACTTGGCAGGCTTGTTCAGCATCTGGTTCTAATATAGGTTTTGAGGCGATGTTGAGTGCTGCAAAGGTTATTGCTTGTTCTGTGTATGATATTCTGACTGACAAAGAAAAACTTAAAAAGTCAAAAGAAGAGTTTACAAAAGCTTTAGATGGGTTCAATTACAAACCATTAGTATAA
- the uppS gene encoding polyprenyl diphosphate synthase has translation MRVPKHVGIIPDGNRRWASQNGMTKDRGYESGIDPGLESYRLCRDLGCEEVTFYGFTTDNTRRPSVQTKAFTKACIDAANILIEEGAALLVVGNTKSPMFPEELLPYTNRIQAKDGQIRANLLVNYGWYWDLNNISGVENINKNNIQDYIQSFDVSRLDLIIRWGGRRRLSGFLPVQSIYADFYVIDNYWPDFKGNDIKDAFSWYDTQDVTLGG, from the coding sequence ATGAGAGTACCAAAACATGTAGGAATTATCCCAGATGGAAACAGAAGATGGGCAAGTCAAAATGGAATGACAAAGGATAGAGGATATGAGAGTGGAATAGATCCTGGACTAGAATCTTATAGATTATGTAGAGATTTAGGTTGTGAAGAAGTAACTTTTTATGGATTTACAACTGATAATACAAGACGTCCATCAGTTCAGACAAAAGCGTTTACAAAAGCATGTATTGATGCAGCAAATATATTGATAGAAGAAGGTGCAGCTTTACTAGTTGTTGGGAACACAAAATCTCCAATGTTCCCAGAAGAATTATTACCATATACAAATCGAATTCAAGCTAAAGATGGACAGATAAGAGCAAACTTACTGGTAAATTATGGATGGTATTGGGATTTGAATAATATATCAGGAGTAGAAAATATAAACAAGAATAACATACAAGATTACATACAGTCATTTGATGTGTCAAGACTGGACTTGATAATTAGATGGGGTGGAAGACGCAGATTAAGCGGTTTTCTACCTGTGCAATCAATTTATGCAGACTTTTATGTTATAGATAATTATTGGCCAGATTTTAAAGGTAATGATATAAAAGATGCCTTTAGTTGGTATGATACACAAGATGTTACTTTAGGCGGATAA
- a CDS encoding DUF4358 domain-containing protein: MLFFSIILSFGMVSCSSSSDYKNVSTSKIEKALKSSDLLIKESKIFDAKEFNYFNDVEEDITQGFVINSSEKLYLEDIIVIKTDDVNKIYKTLENYKRDMIQAPFGEGHGEKSNSEIANNTIVEKAGKYVYLISAENASQIEDKILSIIKK; this comes from the coding sequence ATGTTGTTTTTTTCAATAATCTTATCCTTTGGAATGGTTAGTTGTTCTTCAAGTAGCGATTATAAAAACGTTTCTACATCAAAAATTGAAAAAGCATTAAAATCTTCAGATTTGCTTATAAAAGAATCAAAAATTTTTGATGCAAAAGAATTTAATTACTTTAATGATGTGGAGGAAGACATTACTCAAGGTTTTGTAATCAATTCTTCTGAAAAATTATATCTAGAAGATATCATTGTCATAAAAACTGATGATGTAAATAAAATCTATAAAACTCTAGAAAATTATAAAAGAGACATGATTCAAGCACCTTTTGGAGAAGGACATGGAGAAAAAAGCAATTCTGAAATAGCAAACAATACTATCGTTGAAAAAGCAGGTAAATATGTTTATTTGATTTCCGCTGAAAATGCATCTCAAATAGAAGACAAAATACTGAGCATCATAAAAAAATAA